The following are encoded together in the Serratia sp. UGAL515B_01 genome:
- the pnuC gene encoding nicotinamide riboside transporter PnuC codes for MSLIEIAASSTYATSVWMAARNNVHTWWIGIIGCLLYGWVFFSVQLYADVTLQLFFIVSSIVGWVNWLSGNKGKAIHVRKTPIWVIAAFALAALCVSSCYAYLLHTFTDAWSPWVDSLVMTFSIMAQFMLMGRRLENWYVWLLVNTIAIPLYASRELYLTAGLYLIFWCNAWYGLYQWRREMKTL; via the coding sequence ATGTCTTTAATTGAAATAGCGGCGAGCTCAACTTATGCCACTTCAGTATGGATGGCCGCGCGTAACAATGTACATACCTGGTGGATAGGTATCATTGGCTGTTTGCTCTATGGATGGGTATTTTTTTCTGTTCAGCTATATGCCGATGTGACACTTCAACTATTTTTTATTGTCAGCAGTATTGTAGGTTGGGTGAATTGGTTAAGCGGAAATAAGGGTAAGGCTATACATGTCCGTAAAACGCCAATATGGGTTATTGCCGCTTTTGCTCTCGCCGCCTTGTGCGTATCATCTTGTTATGCCTACTTACTACACACTTTTACTGACGCCTGGTCCCCTTGGGTCGATTCATTAGTCATGACGTTTAGCATCATGGCACAGTTTATGCTTATGGGGCGGAGGCTTGAGAACTGGTATGTCTGGTTGCTGGTAAATACTATAGCCATTCCTCTTTACGCTTCTCGAGAATTATATCTTACCGCAGGTCTCTATCTCATTTTTTGGTGTAATGCCTGGTACGGACTCTATCAATGGCGTCGGGAGATGAAAACCTTATGA